A genomic stretch from Candidatus Nitrotoga arctica includes:
- a CDS encoding helix-turn-helix transcriptional regulator produces MQTKQTPQPPAYLRLADMRTRYRVSGSTIWNWCKTNGLPSPHKLGANTTVWKLADLLQWEASRTSAK; encoded by the coding sequence ATGCAAACAAAACAAACCCCGCAACCCCCTGCCTATCTGCGGCTTGCCGATATGCGAACTCGCTACCGTGTATCGGGTAGCACGATCTGGAACTGGTGCAAAACGAACGGCCTGCCTAGCCCGCACAAGCTGGGTGCAAATACGACCGTATGGAAACTCGCTGACCTGCTGCAATGGGAAGCAAGCCGCACTTCTGCGAAATAA